The Hymenobacter oligotrophus genome segment TGTCTCTCCACGCCTCTGTATAAAAACAATCCTTTGGTCGGAAAGAATTGGTGCTGCAAAGGTATAGCAGCGTTTCCCGAAAACACAAATATTCTTCGCAACGAACCGCCCTGGCCGTTGGGTTTTCGGCAACAAAAAAGCCGCGAAACGGCCAATTGCTCGGTGCGTTTCGCGGCTGAAAAGGCGGCTAAAAAGCCCTAGTTGGCCGGAAATTCGGCGAAGGAGGAAAAGTCGACGAGCTTGCCTTTCTGAATCAGTTTCAGCTCGGTTTGCAGGTTTTTTTGGTTGCTTTTGGTGGTGTATTCGCTGTCGAGCTTCGTGAGGTCGGGCTTGCCGGCGTTAACCCAAGCGGTGTACCAAAAATTAGCCGTGGTTTGGGCGGCGTTGCGCATCTGGCGCTCAATCATGTTGTTGAGCGCCTTGTGGTAAGCGGCCGAGTAGGTAGGCGTGTGCACCCAGCTATTGAACACGTTTTTCTTCACCTGACCATCGGCATTCAGCACGTAAAGCGCCTCTTTGGGCGTTTCGGCCGATAGCTTTTTCTCGATGGTCAGCATCGTGTCGATGGCGGCGTGGCTTTGGGCGATAATGCGCCACGATTCGGCCACGGGGTCCTGGATCAGCTTTGGCTCGGCGAGCTTGAAGTTGTAGTTTTTGCCAAACTGCTCGGGCAGCTGCGACTCGTAAAAAGCGTGAATGCCGCGTTGGCCGGTGCGCTGGCCGTCGTGGTTGGAGGAGGTGTGCAGCGGCTGGTGCGCATCGCCGATGTAGTGGCCCAGGTCGGCGGCCAGGAACAGGATTTCGTCCTTGCGCTGGTTTTTCATGGCCGTGGTCAGTTTGGCCAGCATGTCCTGCATGTACCACGGCAGGCGGCCGTGCTTGTCGAGGGTTTCGGCGTCGTATTTCTTGTAGGCGTCGGCCGCGGCTTGCGGAATGTCGGCCACGGGCCCGTACTCCTCCAGGTCGATGTAATGGCGCGGAAACTCGGCTTTGTCGTTGATGCTGTACTTGCGCGAATCGGGAATAACCGATTCCGTCACCACGTAATCGATGTGGTTGTAGAAAAACGTGCGCATGGCAGCCGGCAAGGCCAGCACGGCCGCGCGGTTGATGCGTTGGTGGCCCCAGTTGCCCCAAGCAAACAGCAACGACGGAGCGGCGAGCAGCAGGGCCGTAGCCAATACCAAACGGCGGTTACGGCGGCTAAAATTGAACATATGTGGTGTATGCGTAAATAAACGAAAAGGCAAAGGTCAGGCCCCGGCGGGTATCGGCCAAATGTCGGCCATATATTACGGCGCACCGATTGATAACGTGTTGTTTGGTAAGGGCTTGTGTTGTTGCTAAATGCCTTATGGGCGCTGCTGCCGTGCCCAGCAGTACAGGCGCGGCACCTAGGGATAAGTCAATTGCGAACCGAGCGGCAGCCTGCAGTTTTTGGCGGCCGGGCCGGTGGTAGCTGCGCCGGCGCGCTTATATTTCTACGCATTTTGGCGGCCGCAGCACCGCCCGTACTTTCCGATTTCACAAGCCGCCGTATGCGCAACGATCTAGCTCTTATCGACCTGCTGGTCTTTCTTGTTTACCTCGTGGGTGTGTCGTTGTACGGCTACTACATCTACCGGCGCAAGCAGCGGGCCGAGGCCGATTCCAAGGACTTTTTCCTGGCCGAAGGCTCGCTCACGTGGTGGGCCATTGGCGCGTCGATGATTGCCTCCAACATTTCGGCCGAGCAATTCATCGGCATGTCGGGAGGCGGCTTTGTGCAGGGCATTGCCATTGCGGCCTACGAGTGGGTGGCGGCGCTCATCCTGATTTTTGTGGCGGTGTTCTTCATGCCCATTTACCTGCGCGAGAAGATTTACACCATGCCGCAGTTTCTGGAGCAGCGCTACAACGCCACGCTTAGCCTGATTATGAGCGTGTTCTGGCTGTTTCTCTACGTGCTCGTCAACCTCACGGCCATTTTGTACCTAGGGGCGCTGGCCATCAACAACATCGTGGGCGGCGAGAGTTTTCACCTGATCCTGCTGGCTTTGGCCGTGTTTGCGCTGCTGCTGACCCTGGGTGGCATGAAGGTGGTGGGCTACACCGACGTGGTGCAGGTAACGGTGCTCATCGTGGGCGGCCTGGCTACCACGTACATCGCCCTCACGCTCGTCAGCCAAAAGTTTGGCCTCGGCAACGATGTGCTGGCCGGCTTTTCGGCCATGATGAACGACGCCGACGACCACTTTCACATGATCTTCGAGAAACCCGGCCCCAACGCCCCCGCGGCCGAAACCGCGCGGTACCTGGCGCTGCCGGGCCTGGCCATGTACGCCGGCGGGCAATGGGTGGCCAACCTCAACTACTGGGGCTGCAACCAGTACATTACGCAGCGCGCCCTAGGTGCCGACCTCAACACGGCGCGCACGGGCATCCTGTTCGCGGGTTTGCTGAAGCTTATCATGCCCATCATCGTGATGCTGCCGGGCATTGCGGCCTACGTGCTGCACAAAAACGGCGGCCTGCAAGCCGAAATGGCCTCCACCGGCGCCTTCAACCCCGACAACGCCTATTCGGCCATTCTTGCCTTTTTGCCCAACGGCTTGAAGGGCATGGCGTTGGCCGCCCTCACGGCCGCCATCGTCGCCTCGCTGGCCGGCAAAGCCAACTCCATTTCCACCATCTTTACGCTCGATATTTACCAGCGCTACCTCAACCCATCGGCCGACGAAAAGCAGCTGGTGTGGGTGGGCCGCCTGACCATTTTTGCGGCCATGCTGCTGGCCGTTTTCCTGACGTGGAAAGACGTGCTCGGCATCAGCGGCGAAGGCGGTTTCACGTTCATTCAGAAATACACGGGCTTCATCTCGCCCGGCATTGTGGCCGTGTTCGTGCTGGGCATGTTCTGGAAGCGCACCACTGCTCCGGCCGCCGTGGCAGGCATTCTGGCGGGTTTTCTGCTGTCGGTGCTGTTCAACAACTACGCGCCCGCGCTGTTCGGGCCCGAAACGGTGCTCTACACGGCGTTCCGCAATGCGCAGGGCGCGTACGAAATTCCCTTCCTGGTCAGCATGGGGTGGTCGTTCTTTTTCACGGTAGCGCTCATGGTCGTTATCAGCCTGTTCGGACCTAGGGTAAATCCCAAAGCCTTGGTACTGAATGCCGCCATGTTCCGCGTAAGCCCGCAAAACACCTTCCTCATCGTGCTCATTTTGCTGATGGTGTCGGCGCTGTACATCAAGTTTTGGTGATTGGCATAGAGTATTCAGTCTTGGGTACTTAGTATTGAGACTTGGGTACTTGGTATTGATTACACAATACCAAGTACCCGATACTCAGTACCCAGTACTCACTATCCCAACCAGCATGGAACGGTGGAAAGTTTTGAAGTCGGAGCTGGTGGTAAACCACCGCTGGTACAAGCTGCGGCGCGACCACGTGGAGCTGCCCACCGGCCAGGTGCTTGATGATTACTTCGTGAGCGTGCGGCCCAATGTGGTGCTGGTGTTTCCGCTCACGGCCGATAACCATGTGGTGCTGGTGCGTCAGTACAAGCACGCCGCCGCCGATGTGTTTATCGAGCTGCCCGGCGGCGTGGTCGACGAAGGCGAAAACACCCCGCTCGAAGCTGCCCGCCGCGAGCTGCTCGAAGAAACGGGTTACGCCACCGACGAGCTGGAGCAGGTGCTCGATGTAAGCGACAACCCCACCAAAGACACCAATCGCATTTACTTTTTTGTGGCCCGCAACGCCCGGCGCGTAGCCGAGCAAAAGCTCGACGACACCGAAAACATTGAGGTGCTCACCGTGCCGCTGGCCGAAATCGAGGGCATGATTGTAAGCGGGCAAATTCGGGTGGCTGGCTCGGTAGCGCTCTGCCTCTTGGCACTGCGCAAGCTGCAGCCCCTGCGCACCTAGGGCCGCCCTAACCCGCGTTGCACTGGCGGCACCTGGGCAGCGCAAACAAATAGCAACCAGCGCCAGCGGCCCAGCCTCTAGGAAATACTTAGTTGCGGCGCGGCCTTACGGCTGGGCCAGCAACTGCCGGGCTGCTTGCTGCCCGCTGACCAACGCCGCCTCCACGGTGCCCATGGCGGGGCCTTCGTACACGGCCTCGCCGGCAAAAAACAACGTATCAGCCACGGGTTGGGCCAGCGCGGCCCGGGCCTGGTTGCCCCCCACGGTGGCGTAGGTATAGGCACCTAGGGCATATGCATCGGCGCCCCAGTTGGCCACTTTGTGCGCCACCAGTTGCGCACGCACCGCTGCCACGGTGCTGCCCAGCAAATACGCCACCGACTCGAGGGCCAGCTGCAGCACCGCCTCGGGTGTGGCATGGCGCAAATGGTGGGCGGCGGGGCCGGCTACCCAGCCGGTAAGCAGCGGGCGCCCATCGGGCAGCTGCGACCACCACGTGGGCACCGGCGCATCCGAAAACACAAAGCCCATGGCGGGCAGGGGTTGATGCAGCCCCGGGGCCGCGGTTTCCCAAAACGCCGTATCAAACTCCAGCAGCACTTTGATAACGGGCCCAAACCCCAGCGCGTGGGCGGCGGTGCGCAAGTGCGGCAGCTCGGGCTCGAACGCTACGTGGCCGTGCTGCCCGCTGGTGGCCTGCAGCACGCCCAGCGGCAGGGTTAGCAGCAGGCGCGGGGCTGCAAAGCGCTGCCCGTTGGTGCAAAGCACCTCGCCGCGGCCGGGTTGCCAGCGTACGGTTTGCACCACGTGCCCTAGGTGCACAGCGGCGCCGGCGGCTTGGCAACCTCGCGCTAGGTAATCGATAAGCTGGCTGTAGCCACCCACGGGGCGGGGCGAATCTTCGGCGCCGCCGGCGGTCCATTCGTCGCGTAGGGCCAGCACGCTTACGCGCTGGGCGTCGGCGGCGTCGTAGCCTTCGGCAAAGCGCGTGGCCCAGGTGCGCAAGGCGGCGTGCTGCTCGCCGGCGAAGTACTGGGTTAGGTAATCGGCCAGGGGCATGTCGTGCTCGAGGGTGTGCAGGTGCTCCAAGAGCGCAGGCAATTCTTCAAACATGCCTTCCGAAACCTGCGCCCGGCCGTGCTCCACCTCGTACACCTCGCCCGCGGTGTCGTGGCAGGCAATGCCGGCTTCGGCGAGCAGCGCTCGGGTAAGCGGCACCTCGCCGTGCATGAACTCGGCGCCGGCCTCGGTAGGGGCCGTAAAGCCTTCGCCGCAAAAGGTATGGATGCGGCCACCCAGGCGTGGGCGGGCTTCGAGCAGCACCACGCGTTTGCCGGCCTGGCTTAGCTCGCGCGCAGCCATCAAACCCGCGGCACCCCCACCCACAATCAGGATTTCTGCTTCCGTCATATCAGCCAACCCTACCGGCAGCGCCGCACAAAGGTTTTGGGCAAGCAAGCTGTGCGGCAATATCAGCCCTCGGGTACCCTATGCCTGGGTGCTTATTGCAGCAAGTTAAGGGTGGTATCGAGCGGGTGAGTGAGCAGGAGCTGGCGGCACTGCTGCTGCAGCAGCGTTTGCTGTTGGCGTTTTGCGTGACCTTTGAACAGGCGCAGGTTGTTGCGGCCCCGGGGCGCGCGGCGCAGGTTTACGTAGGTGAGGCTGCGGCCGGGGCGGCGGGCGGGCTCGTCGCGCAGAATGCGGCCTACGCGCTTGGTGTTGTTGCCCAGCAACGCCTGCAAAGGGCTGAGGCCTAGGTACAGGTTGGCCTGCCCGCCTAGGTTGTAGAAGCCGCTCACGTCGAGGTCGGTGAGGTTGCTATTGAGGTGCAGCGACGGAATGAGCACGGTGCCGCGGTCGAAGAAAAACCGCGAGCTAACGGGCTCGAACACCAAATGGCTGGTGCGGCGGGCGCCTGCCAACTTAAACGCCTCTTCGAGGGCGGCTATGTTCAGCAACTCTAGGTGGTTTACGTCGGCGCGGGCGTAGCCAACGGTGCGCGCTGCCGCCGGCAAAAAATTGGCATCGAGGGTGGTGCGCACGTCGGCGTTGCAGTGCAGCGTGCCGCGGATGTTTTGGCTGCCCAGTACATCGAACTGCAAGGCATCGGCCAGCCGGAAAAGCTGAGGCAGGGCAACGTTGCGCAAATCGAGCTGGGCATGCAGCGGGTGCAGGCCTTGCACCGCCGTGGTTTGCAGCCGCCCGCGCAACCGAAATTGCCCGCCGAAAGCATTCAGGGCACACTCCTCGAGCCGGGCAGTGCCGGGTTGCAAGGTTGAAAGCGCCCGGAAATTGGTGCCCGTAAGCACGCCGTATTGCACCTGCTCGGCGCGCACACGCAGGCGGGCGCTCAATCGGCCGTCGGTGAGCATGCGGCTGGTGCCGTTGCCGTTGGGTTTAACCGAAACGGGCGCCTGCGGAGCCTCGTCGGGGGCCAGGCTGGCTAGTTGGAGCAGCAGGCGCTGCACATCGAGGGTGCGGTAGCGCAACTCCAGGTTGGCGTTGGCCGCGGCCAGCGCCCCGCCGCTCAGGCGGGCCGTGGCGTTGGCTCGGCCCACTCCGCCGCCCGGGGCCCCAAACAGCAAATAGGGCATGCGCAGCGTGTTGCCGGTTTTCAGTACCTGCAGGCGCAGGTTTTGCACCTGGCCATTGGCGGGCAGCTTCAGGGTGGTTATGTAACAAGTGGCCTGCCCGTTGGCGGCCAGCAGCATCTCGGAAAGCGCCGTGGCCGGGGCAGCGGAGTGGCGCTTGGGTTTGGCAGTAAGCAAATGCACCGCACGTTGGTAGCTAAGCGTGCCAAAACGCACATCGAGGCGAAACCCGGGCGGGGCAGGGCGGTGGGCTTCGGCGGCGGGCCACGAGGCTTGCCCACGCACTTGCCCGCCCCAAACCTGGGCCGTAAGGTTGCGCAGCCACGTGCGGCGGCGGTCGTGCTGCAGTACGGTGGCAAGGCGGTACACGGTATCGGCGGGCAACAGCAGGCGCTGGCAACTGAGTTCGATGTTGAGCCGCAAGCCGGGCGGCAGCAAGCTGGTGTCGGCGGGGGCAGTGCGGCGCGGCGCGGCGGCGCGGGCGGGGCTGCTTGCCCTAGGTGCCGCCGGCCGCAGCAGCTCACGCAGCCGGGCGATGCGCAGCTCGTCGAGCGCAAAGCGGCCTGTTACGTGCGTGGTGGCCGACAGGCCCGTGAAATAATCGAGCAGGTGGGTGGCCGTGGCCGTTGCCCGAAAGCGCATGCCGTCTACTTCGCCCGCAAGGTTGCCGAGCTGCCACACGCTGTCCTGCATGCGCAGGTGCACGTTCAGGCGGCGCACTTCGGCGTTGCGGTCGGGCAGGCGAAAAGCCGCGTTGCGAAGCACTACCGTGCCCCGGGCCTGCAGGTTTTCGGCCGACAGCCGGGGGCGCAATTGCCCCGGTGGCGGCGGCAACAGGCCGCGCAGGGCTACATCGAGCTCGGCGCTACCGGCCCGGCCTTGCCAAAAGCCTGGCGCTACCAAGGCTGCCAGAGCGGGCAAATCGGTACGGCCCCGCAGGCGGCCCACCAGGTAGGGGCGCCGAAAATCACGCAAGGTTAGCTGCACATCCAACTCGCCCACCGACGAAAAAATGCGGCAGTGCTCGAGGCGCAGCGTGGTGGTGCGCGGGTGGTGGGCGGGGCCGTTGTCGAGCACGGCCAGCATGTTCCAGCGCCTAATTCGGCGGGCCGAATCGGGCCAACTGAGCTGGGCATTGCGCAGCTGCAGGCGCGTGGTGCTGCGGGGCCACGTGGTAGGGCCGCTAACGCCTTGCAAACGGTGCTCGATGTGAGCTTTGCTGGGGCTGCGGGCCTCGGCTACGTAGGCACCTAGGCTGTGCGGCAACATGCGCGGCAGCACCCGGCTCAGGGGTTGCTTGCCTTGTATGCTGATGTGCAGGCGCTGGCCACCTAGGCGGTGGGCTGTGTGCGTGCCCGCTACGTGCAGCGTATCGCCGTGCAGCGTAAAGCCGCTTTTTTCGAGCGTGCCTTGCCGCCTGGCGAAGCTGTATTGGTAGCGGACCCAAGCGCGCACGGGTTGGCGGGCCAGCACGGTGCCGCGCCGGGTGCGCAACTGCTCCAGGTTGCCTGCCAATTGCCCCTGCAGCTGCAGCACGCCCGTGGCCTGGCGCGCTTGTAGCTGCGCGTTGTGCACCACGGCGGCAAAGGCACTGCGCTTGTAGTCGTTGCGAAACTGCAAGCGTACGTTGCTGAGGTGTAGAATTTTAAGCTCGAAGGGCAAGGGCTCCGCTGGCCCCGACTGGGTGCCTCGGCCGCGCACGGCCCAGCTACGCCCGGCTGAATCGACGTAACTGCGCAGCACTACATTGGCCAGGTGCAGGCGCCGCACTTGCACTTGGCCCCGCAGCAGCGCCAGCGCGTGCAGGCGCAAATCGGCTTGCCCAATTTGCAGCACCTCGCGGGCTTGGCCGTGGGCGGTGTCGGTAAGCGCCAAACCGCGCACCGTGGCCGTAAAGTGCGGAAAGTGCTGCCAGGCCGAAAAGCGCACCTCGTAAGGGCTTACCACCAACGCGGTACTCTGCCGCAGTTGTTCGCGCAATTGCTGCTCCAGCTGCTGCCGGCCTGCGCGCGTGCCCAGCAGCAGCCACACCGCTGCGCCCACGGCGGCGCCGAGCAGCAGGGCCAACAGGGCCGCTTTCCGAAAATGCTTTAGCACCATAGCGCAACGCCGGGTGCTGCGCCGGTAAAAAGCCCCGCAGCAGTGTTAGCTCCTCGGTGGCACCCGCAATGGGCAGTACGCAGATGCGCGCCCCGAGGCTGCACAACACTGGCCTCGGTAACCTAGGCCAGCAGCAAGGCTACAACGCGGGCGCCTGGGCGGGTGCGGGTAGGGCAGCGGGTTGCGCCGTTTGCAGCCATTGCGTAGCC includes the following:
- a CDS encoding zinc dependent phospholipase C family protein, coding for MFNFSRRNRRLVLATALLLAAPSLLFAWGNWGHQRINRAAVLALPAAMRTFFYNHIDYVVTESVIPDSRKYSINDKAEFPRHYIDLEEYGPVADIPQAAADAYKKYDAETLDKHGRLPWYMQDMLAKLTTAMKNQRKDEILFLAADLGHYIGDAHQPLHTSSNHDGQRTGQRGIHAFYESQLPEQFGKNYNFKLAEPKLIQDPVAESWRIIAQSHAAIDTMLTIEKKLSAETPKEALYVLNADGQVKKNVFNSWVHTPTYSAAYHKALNNMIERQMRNAAQTTANFWYTAWVNAGKPDLTKLDSEYTTKSNQKNLQTELKLIQKGKLVDFSSFAEFPAN
- a CDS encoding sodium:solute symporter family transporter; translated protein: MRNDLALIDLLVFLVYLVGVSLYGYYIYRRKQRAEADSKDFFLAEGSLTWWAIGASMIASNISAEQFIGMSGGGFVQGIAIAAYEWVAALILIFVAVFFMPIYLREKIYTMPQFLEQRYNATLSLIMSVFWLFLYVLVNLTAILYLGALAINNIVGGESFHLILLALAVFALLLTLGGMKVVGYTDVVQVTVLIVGGLATTYIALTLVSQKFGLGNDVLAGFSAMMNDADDHFHMIFEKPGPNAPAAETARYLALPGLAMYAGGQWVANLNYWGCNQYITQRALGADLNTARTGILFAGLLKLIMPIIVMLPGIAAYVLHKNGGLQAEMASTGAFNPDNAYSAILAFLPNGLKGMALAALTAAIVASLAGKANSISTIFTLDIYQRYLNPSADEKQLVWVGRLTIFAAMLLAVFLTWKDVLGISGEGGFTFIQKYTGFISPGIVAVFVLGMFWKRTTAPAAVAGILAGFLLSVLFNNYAPALFGPETVLYTAFRNAQGAYEIPFLVSMGWSFFFTVALMVVISLFGPRVNPKALVLNAAMFRVSPQNTFLIVLILLMVSALYIKFW
- a CDS encoding NUDIX hydrolase; translated protein: MERWKVLKSELVVNHRWYKLRRDHVELPTGQVLDDYFVSVRPNVVLVFPLTADNHVVLVRQYKHAAADVFIELPGGVVDEGENTPLEAARRELLEETGYATDELEQVLDVSDNPTKDTNRIYFFVARNARRVAEQKLDDTENIEVLTVPLAEIEGMIVSGQIRVAGSVALCLLALRKLQPLRT
- a CDS encoding flavin monoamine oxidase family protein is translated as MTEAEILIVGGGAAGLMAARELSQAGKRVVLLEARPRLGGRIHTFCGEGFTAPTEAGAEFMHGEVPLTRALLAEAGIACHDTAGEVYEVEHGRAQVSEGMFEELPALLEHLHTLEHDMPLADYLTQYFAGEQHAALRTWATRFAEGYDAADAQRVSVLALRDEWTAGGAEDSPRPVGGYSQLIDYLARGCQAAGAAVHLGHVVQTVRWQPGRGEVLCTNGQRFAAPRLLLTLPLGVLQATSGQHGHVAFEPELPHLRTAAHALGFGPVIKVLLEFDTAFWETAAPGLHQPLPAMGFVFSDAPVPTWWSQLPDGRPLLTGWVAGPAAHHLRHATPEAVLQLALESVAYLLGSTVAAVRAQLVAHKVANWGADAYALGAYTYATVGGNQARAALAQPVADTLFFAGEAVYEGPAMGTVEAALVSGQQAARQLLAQP
- a CDS encoding AsmA family protein, producing MVLKHFRKAALLALLLGAAVGAAVWLLLGTRAGRQQLEQQLREQLRQSTALVVSPYEVRFSAWQHFPHFTATVRGLALTDTAHGQAREVLQIGQADLRLHALALLRGQVQVRRLHLANVVLRSYVDSAGRSWAVRGRGTQSGPAEPLPFELKILHLSNVRLQFRNDYKRSAFAAVVHNAQLQARQATGVLQLQGQLAGNLEQLRTRRGTVLARQPVRAWVRYQYSFARRQGTLEKSGFTLHGDTLHVAGTHTAHRLGGQRLHISIQGKQPLSRVLPRMLPHSLGAYVAEARSPSKAHIEHRLQGVSGPTTWPRSTTRLQLRNAQLSWPDSARRIRRWNMLAVLDNGPAHHPRTTTLRLEHCRIFSSVGELDVQLTLRDFRRPYLVGRLRGRTDLPALAALVAPGFWQGRAGSAELDVALRGLLPPPPGQLRPRLSAENLQARGTVVLRNAAFRLPDRNAEVRRLNVHLRMQDSVWQLGNLAGEVDGMRFRATATATHLLDYFTGLSATTHVTGRFALDELRIARLRELLRPAAPRASSPARAAAPRRTAPADTSLLPPGLRLNIELSCQRLLLPADTVYRLATVLQHDRRRTWLRNLTAQVWGGQVRGQASWPAAEAHRPAPPGFRLDVRFGTLSYQRAVHLLTAKPKRHSAAPATALSEMLLAANGQATCYITTLKLPANGQVQNLRLQVLKTGNTLRMPYLLFGAPGGGVGRANATARLSGGALAAANANLELRYRTLDVQRLLLQLASLAPDEAPQAPVSVKPNGNGTSRMLTDGRLSARLRVRAEQVQYGVLTGTNFRALSTLQPGTARLEECALNAFGGQFRLRGRLQTTAVQGLHPLHAQLDLRNVALPQLFRLADALQFDVLGSQNIRGTLHCNADVRTTLDANFLPAAARTVGYARADVNHLELLNIAALEEAFKLAGARRTSHLVFEPVSSRFFFDRGTVLIPSLHLNSNLTDLDVSGFYNLGGQANLYLGLSPLQALLGNNTKRVGRILRDEPARRPGRSLTYVNLRRAPRGRNNLRLFKGHAKRQQQTLLQQQCRQLLLTHPLDTTLNLLQ